The Miscanthus floridulus cultivar M001 chromosome 17, ASM1932011v1, whole genome shotgun sequence genome has a window encoding:
- the LOC136515943 gene encoding glycine-rich protein 2-like, which yields MALPQRRASVLLLVALALAAIVFSSADAARVPKALEVQEASAADGRQAQAPTGIDDAVRPVEHVVVVDKRGGGGGGHGGGGGGGHGGGEGGGHGGGEEGGSSRGFGGAGYHGYGSGRGPKSASSGRDGVWKVGVAASVLGAAAWLL from the coding sequence ATGGCTCTCCCGCAGCGCCGCGCCAGCGTGCTCCTCCTCGTTGCCCTCGCGCTCGCGGCTATCGTCTTCAGCTCCGCCGACGCGGCCCGAGTTCCCAAGGCCCTTGAGGTCCAGGAAGCCTCGGCGGCCGACGGGCGACAGGCACAGGCCCCCACAGGCATCGACGACGCCGTGCGGCCGGTCGAGCATGTCGTCGTCGTCGACAAGCGCGGCGGAGGAGGCGGTGGTCATGGTGGCGGGGGAGGCGGCGGTCATGGCGGAGGAGAAGGCGGCGGTCATGGCGGCGGAGAAGAAGGTGGAAGTTCAAGAGGCTTTGGAGGCGCTGGGTACCACGGGTACGGGAGTGGCCGGGGACCCAAGTCGGCCTCCAGTGGCCGCGATGGCGTCTGGAAGGTGGGCGTCGCCGCCTCGGTTTTGGGCGCCGCCGCCTGGCTGCTGTAG